In a single window of the Ruminococcus albus 7 = DSM 20455 genome:
- a CDS encoding nitrogenase component 1 has translation MLRKTELDRPPVIRLGDAPRGDFFTSGLEYNPPARGVWNIVHTGMLIPEAHEIFACAQGCLRGVILTAAEMNALDRMSWISVSEQDMFDGTLESDVVDGVCEIIEGLPYRPRAVLLYLSCIHLFAGVDFDIIIRDLSEKFPDIDFSDCYMTPTMRKTISPDAKMRIRLYNGLKPLPVDERSVNIIGNDRATDENSELVRIIRDNGFTLRDITSCRTYDEYLDMAKAAVNIAYLPTAAIGCNELSERLGTKALYLPNSFDYSEIRANIAKLCETLGVPCPDLSREEKQAEDALFSAKKALGDTPVAIDFTAVTQPFSLAKLLCEKGFNVKYIINDVLGEDGAAFDALKTLAPDIEIYSAVNVNMLHFPEEDHEKVIAVGQKAAHYFNTDYFVNIVQNGGYYGFTGIAEIARLIEEAANAPKDRRTLISHKGIGCESCL, from the coding sequence ATGCTCAGAAAAACAGAGCTTGACCGTCCACCCGTGATAAGGCTGGGCGATGCGCCCCGCGGTGATTTCTTCACAAGCGGACTTGAATACAATCCACCTGCAAGGGGTGTATGGAACATAGTCCATACAGGTATGCTGATACCCGAAGCACATGAGATATTCGCCTGTGCCCAGGGCTGTCTCCGCGGTGTTATCCTCACGGCGGCTGAAATGAATGCTCTTGACCGCATGAGCTGGATATCCGTTTCCGAGCAGGATATGTTCGACGGTACGCTGGAAAGCGATGTGGTTGACGGCGTGTGTGAAATAATCGAAGGTCTGCCTTACAGACCACGCGCTGTGCTTTTGTATCTCAGCTGTATACACCTTTTTGCAGGGGTAGATTTCGATATCATAATACGGGACCTTTCAGAAAAATTTCCCGATATAGATTTTTCGGACTGCTATATGACCCCTACCATGCGCAAGACCATCTCTCCCGATGCTAAAATGAGGATAAGACTTTACAATGGGCTGAAGCCCCTGCCAGTAGATGAACGCTCGGTGAATATCATCGGCAACGACCGTGCTACCGATGAAAACAGCGAACTTGTCCGCATAATAAGGGATAATGGTTTTACTCTGAGGGATATAACCTCATGCAGGACCTACGATGAATATCTTGATATGGCAAAGGCGGCGGTGAATATCGCTTATCTGCCTACGGCGGCGATTGGCTGTAATGAATTATCCGAGCGGTTAGGCACAAAGGCTTTGTATCTGCCTAACAGCTTTGACTATTCCGAGATACGTGCGAACATCGCAAAACTATGTGAAACTCTCGGCGTACCATGCCCCGACCTTTCGCGTGAAGAAAAGCAGGCAGAGGACGCACTTTTCTCCGCAAAAAAAGCTTTGGGCGATACTCCCGTAGCTATCGACTTCACAGCGGTAACACAGCCCTTCTCTCTGGCGAAACTCCTTTGCGAAAAAGGCTTCAATGTGAAGTATATCATAAATGATGTTCTGGGCGAGGACGGCGCCGCATTTGATGCACTGAAAACTCTCGCTCCCGATATTGAGATATACTCGGCGGTTAATGTGAATATGCTGCATTTCCCCGAGGAAGACCATGAAAAAGTCATAGCCGTGGGTCAGAAAGCCGCACATTACTTCAACACCGACTATTTCGTTAATATAGTCCAGAACGGCGGATATTACGGCTTTACAGGCATAGCTGAGATAGCACGCCTGATAGAAGAAGCGGCAAACGCACCAAAGGACAGGCGGACTCTTATATCACACAAGGGTATCGGCTGTGAGAGCTGTTTATAA
- a CDS encoding nitrogenase component 1: MKNVSKIIPCYAADTSGVCSALYEFGGMIVVHDASGCNSTYSTHDEPRWYDMRSDIYISALTETDAILGNDEKLIEDIVSAAKDRQPAFIALCGSPMPMMTGFDYEAVARDIQGWTGIPTFGLATNGTRSYISGAGMALEAIVREFVHDMPKEDFDGIAINIIGATPLDFGLTGAVESMKKLYSRPKMKVISSIGMGGTLDEIRKAASANVNLVVSYCGLPAARYMEKEFGIPYICGVPLGDVDMIQAGALSSFMYETAHDGISRMMAAMCRGRATDEKAERLVIGEAVLAGSIAFEWSIMTRHAVDVICPPDIDAELSPDKKDMPLYAEEDIKAYIKDRGIKEVVADPLYKYIIPEGCRLIELPHFAFSGRCFAKDMKDPTCNDFLDDLVLAINKKNE, from the coding sequence ATGAAAAATGTCAGTAAGATAATACCATGCTATGCGGCGGATACTTCGGGCGTATGTTCGGCGCTGTATGAGTTTGGCGGCATGATAGTCGTGCATGATGCATCGGGCTGCAATTCCACTTATTCAACCCACGATGAACCCCGCTGGTACGATATGCGCTCGGATATCTATATCTCCGCGCTTACCGAGACCGATGCTATCCTCGGCAACGATGAAAAGCTTATCGAGGATATAGTCTCAGCCGCTAAAGACCGTCAGCCCGCATTTATAGCGCTGTGCGGTTCACCCATGCCCATGATGACAGGCTTCGACTACGAAGCTGTGGCGCGGGATATTCAGGGATGGACCGGTATACCGACTTTCGGTCTGGCAACCAATGGTACACGTTCGTATATCAGCGGTGCAGGTATGGCGCTTGAAGCTATTGTCCGTGAGTTCGTACATGATATGCCCAAGGAAGATTTCGACGGCATCGCCATAAATATCATAGGTGCGACCCCCCTTGATTTCGGTCTTACGGGGGCAGTTGAAAGCATGAAGAAGCTTTACAGCAGACCTAAGATGAAAGTCATATCCTCCATAGGCATGGGCGGCACTCTCGATGAGATACGCAAAGCAGCCTCTGCAAATGTGAATCTCGTGGTATCCTACTGCGGGCTTCCTGCGGCGCGGTATATGGAAAAGGAATTCGGTATACCCTATATCTGCGGCGTTCCCCTGGGCGATGTTGATATGATACAGGCAGGTGCTCTCAGCAGTTTTATGTATGAAACTGCCCATGACGGCATAAGCAGAATGATGGCGGCAATGTGCCGCGGCAGAGCAACCGACGAAAAAGCCGAGCGTCTTGTCATAGGCGAGGCTGTGCTTGCAGGGTCGATAGCCTTTGAATGGTCTATAATGACCCGCCATGCGGTAGATGTTATATGTCCCCCGGATATAGATGCAGAACTTTCTCCCGATAAAAAGGATATGCCCCTATATGCCGAGGAAGACATCAAGGCATATATCAAAGACCGCGGCATTAAGGAAGTCGTGGCAGACCCCCTGTACAAATACATCATACCCGAGGGATGCAGGCTTATCGAACTGCCCCACTTCGCTTTCTCGGGCAGATGCTTTGCAAAGGATATGAAAGATCCTACGTGTAATGACTTTCTGGATGATCTTGTACTCGCAATAAATAAGAAAAATGAATGA
- a CDS encoding AAA family ATPase: MIKLAIYGKGGIGKSTCTANLAAAFASLGKRVIQIGCDPKADSTINLLGGTPVTPVMDYMRDRDEEPTSIEEISQIGFGGILCIETGGPTPGLGCAGRGIITTFSLLEELELFEKFKPDVVLYDVLGDVVCGGFAAPIREGYADKVLIVTSGEKMALYAANNINKAVKNFEDRSYAKVRGIIMNRRAVENEEEKVRAFAESAGLDVAADIPRSADIIKYEDMGKTVIEGDPECETSKRFFDLAKKLIAEEEQDD; encoded by the coding sequence ATGATAAAACTGGCGATATACGGCAAGGGCGGTATAGGAAAATCCACCTGTACCGCGAACCTCGCGGCGGCTTTCGCATCTCTTGGAAAAAGGGTGATACAGATAGGCTGTGACCCCAAGGCGGATTCTACCATAAATCTGCTGGGCGGAACACCTGTAACCCCTGTTATGGACTATATGCGCGACCGCGACGAAGAACCGACTTCCATCGAGGAGATATCTCAGATAGGTTTCGGCGGTATACTCTGTATCGAAACAGGCGGACCCACCCCGGGTCTCGGCTGTGCGGGCAGAGGTATCATCACCACATTTTCCCTGCTGGAAGAACTTGAACTTTTTGAGAAGTTCAAGCCCGATGTGGTTCTCTACGATGTCCTCGGTGACGTGGTATGCGGAGGATTTGCCGCCCCTATAAGAGAGGGCTACGCCGACAAGGTGCTGATAGTTACCTCGGGCGAAAAGATGGCGTTGTATGCCGCTAATAATATCAACAAAGCGGTGAAGAATTTTGAGGACAGAAGCTATGCCAAAGTACGCGGTATAATCATGAACCGCCGCGCCGTTGAAAACGAGGAAGAAAAAGTCCGCGCTTTTGCCGAGTCAGCAGGTCTTGACGTTGCGGCTGATATCCCGCGTTCGGCTGATATAATAAAGTACGAGGATATGGGCAAGACCGTCATCGAGGGCGACCCCGAATGTGAAACTTCAAAGCGCTTCTTCGACCTCGCCAAAAAACTCATAGCGGAGGAAGAACAGGATGATTGA
- a CDS encoding nitrogenase component 1: MIDAYYITSADLAAKGFENTPDELMSHKHMIYSSPATLDFNSPGAKGFGVKRAGLAIPGSVMLLVAPGCCGRNTALLNELGYNERFFYLLLDDTDIVTGRHLTKIPKACREVCESLDYTPTAVMICITCVDALLGTDMERVCRKCEDETGVPTVPAYMYALTREKRLPPMAGVRKSVYSLLKPQKRISNECNILGYFSHVHDDSELYDLLHSAGIKKVRELSRCSTIDEYHELSRANFNLVINAEARYAAQDMEKRLGIPFIELTRMYRLDKIRNQYRLLGQALGAEFDDDKYYDKAKTAVDNFISKHGKISAAVGECVNADSFELALALTEYGIKVSEIYGTVGERNFVFIKKLAQVSPDTRIFSNLSPTMLNYERKTDIDVAIGVDAGYYHPDLPCAQFNTEEQPFGYEGVERLLAELDEALAKEEKK; encoded by the coding sequence ATGATTGACGCATACTACATCACCTCCGCCGACCTCGCCGCAAAGGGTTTTGAAAATACCCCCGACGAACTCATGAGCCACAAGCATATGATATATTCGTCCCCCGCAACACTGGATTTCAATTCTCCCGGTGCAAAGGGATTCGGCGTAAAAAGAGCGGGTCTTGCCATACCCGGTTCTGTGATGCTTCTGGTAGCCCCCGGCTGCTGCGGAAGAAATACCGCACTTCTCAACGAACTGGGATATAACGAAAGATTTTTCTATCTGCTTCTCGATGATACCGATATCGTCACAGGCAGACACCTCACAAAGATACCAAAGGCGTGCAGAGAAGTCTGCGAAAGCCTTGACTATACACCCACAGCAGTGATGATATGCATTACCTGTGTTGACGCACTTCTCGGTACGGATATGGAACGTGTATGCCGCAAGTGCGAGGACGAAACGGGCGTACCGACTGTCCCCGCATATATGTATGCGCTTACAAGAGAGAAGCGTCTGCCCCCCATGGCAGGAGTGAGAAAGTCGGTATACTCGCTGCTGAAGCCGCAGAAGAGGATATCCAACGAATGTAATATACTCGGATATTTCAGCCATGTTCACGATGACAGCGAGCTGTATGACCTTCTTCACAGTGCGGGCATAAAGAAAGTTCGTGAGCTTTCAAGGTGCAGTACAATAGATGAATACCACGAGCTTTCAAGGGCGAATTTCAACCTTGTGATAAATGCCGAAGCACGCTATGCCGCACAGGATATGGAAAAGCGTCTGGGTATACCCTTTATCGAGCTGACGAGAATGTACAGGCTTGATAAGATACGCAATCAGTACCGTCTGCTTGGTCAGGCGCTGGGTGCAGAATTTGATGATGATAAATATTACGATAAAGCCAAAACCGCAGTAGATAACTTCATATCAAAACACGGAAAAATATCTGCGGCGGTGGGCGAGTGCGTAAATGCTGACAGCTTTGAACTTGCCCTTGCACTTACAGAGTACGGCATAAAGGTCAGCGAGATATACGGCACGGTGGGGGAGAGAAACTTCGTATTCATAAAGAAACTTGCTCAGGTATCCCCCGATACCCGCATATTCTCGAACCTTTCGCCTACGATGCTGAATTATGAGAGAAAGACCGATATAGATGTTGCGATAGGTGTTGACGCGGGATATTATCACCCCGACCTGCCCTGCGCACAGTTCAATACCGAGGAACAGCCTTTCGGATATGAGGGCGTTGAACGCCTGCTTGCAGAACTTGACGAAGCACTTGCAAAGGAGGAGAAGAAATGA
- a CDS encoding nitrogenase component 1, giving the protein MKKFLRYISPLAPDDSGACSVLYELGGITVICDAGGCAGNVCGFDEPRWFTKKSALFSAGLRDMDAILGRDDRLVAKLALAQQQLERDFTAIVGTPVPAVIATDYKALERMAEKKTGVPCITVQTDGTKLYDKGEEEAYLRLFKTFAKEKLPTRKGTAAVIGATPLDTGFITADTIVSQIKAEGFEEVKCIGFDSGLDEVKNISRFEKIFVISPAGIRAGNYLKENFSLDVEVHGCPLPKEYTDKLKDLRTGGRTLIIHQQMTANAVRDIIGDSTCGTFFMLDKTAAQEGDFHIKDEEDLAEKAKGFDLIIADISLKRALPEFKGEWFDLPHFAVSGRTFQ; this is encoded by the coding sequence ATGAAAAAGTTTTTGAGATATATCTCTCCCCTTGCCCCCGATGATTCAGGTGCCTGTTCGGTGCTTTACGAACTTGGTGGTATCACCGTTATATGTGATGCGGGCGGATGCGCGGGCAATGTCTGCGGCTTTGATGAACCCCGCTGGTTCACTAAAAAATCAGCGCTGTTCAGTGCGGGACTCCGTGATATGGACGCTATCCTCGGCAGAGATGACCGCCTTGTTGCAAAGCTTGCCCTTGCACAGCAGCAGCTTGAAAGGGACTTCACCGCCATCGTCGGCACACCTGTCCCCGCAGTCATTGCCACCGACTATAAAGCCCTTGAACGCATGGCTGAAAAGAAAACAGGCGTACCCTGTATCACTGTTCAGACCGACGGCACAAAGCTTTACGATAAAGGCGAGGAAGAAGCCTACCTGCGTTTGTTCAAAACATTTGCAAAGGAAAAACTCCCCACCCGGAAAGGCACTGCCGCCGTCATAGGCGCTACACCTCTCGATACGGGCTTCATCACCGCCGATACCATAGTATCGCAGATAAAGGCTGAGGGCTTTGAGGAAGTCAAATGCATCGGCTTCGACAGCGGACTTGACGAAGTAAAAAACATCTCCCGCTTTGAGAAGATATTCGTCATATCGCCTGCTGGCATCAGGGCAGGAAATTACCTTAAAGAAAATTTCTCCCTTGATGTTGAAGTGCACGGCTGTCCCCTGCCAAAGGAGTATACCGATAAGCTGAAAGACCTAAGAACAGGCGGCAGAACTCTTATCATACACCAGCAGATGACAGCAAACGCTGTCCGCGATATCATAGGCGATTCGACCTGCGGAACGTTCTTCATGCTTGATAAGACCGCCGCACAGGAAGGCGACTTCCACATAAAGGACGAGGAAGACCTCGCCGAAAAGGCAAAGGGCTTCGACCTTATAATAGCCGATATCAGCCTTAAACGCGCCCTCCCCGAGTTTAAGGGCGAATGGTTCGACCTGCCCCACTTTGCAGTTTCGGGCAGAACTTTCCAATAA
- the hypF gene encoding carbamoyltransferase HypF, which produces MSNIKTVNIRVFGIVQGVGFRPFTAVTAEELGISGTVANKGSYVDIYATGEEASLAAFADRIRHDPPERAMVLEVEVTDIEYTEFSGFEIIESEKEMGDIFVSPDIATCPKCRAELFDKTDRRYLHPFINCTQCGPRLTILESMPYDRERTTMKEHPMCEKCSSEYHAPATRRYDAQPVCCNECGPEVYIVGTDIKGGEAITHLRRAIMEGKIAAVKGIGGFHLCCDAHNEEAVSRLRGLKKRPAKPFAVMMRDMDTVRRQCHVRDGQEEYLTGWQKPIMLLKKRSCCTLSEKIAPDNTTVGVMLPYAPVQMLLFDYPDDVDMTDCLVMTSGNVSGAPICRSDEDALKEIGSFCDLMLSHNRKILLRADDSVCDWLFDKPYMIRRSRGFAPLPVMLKNKADKQVLAVGGELKNSFCIARGDLLYPSPYVGDMADIRTVKALEESTERMCGLLETTPEVIVCDTHPKYNTVRVAEDIAEKRGIPLIKVQHHYAHILSCMAENGFDGKVIGVSFDGTGYGDDGTIWGGEFLLCDYRGYKRVGSIRPFMQTGGDLSSKEGWRIASALIRDAFGDGGEVLCQRLGICDGMEYKLQKAMAEKGLNSVKSTSCGRLFDAVSAILGIKRTSTFEGEASVALMCEAERCLAKRPEISENYRTPEKLIKYQDGFVTLCTMALAADIAERKLACCQPDVLAYTFHAVLADMVTAACEKISEDTGIKTVALSGGVFQNRLLTKLCHERLTAKGFTVLLHSLIPPNDGGIALGQAAYGIYNS; this is translated from the coding sequence GTGAGCAACATAAAAACTGTCAATATACGTGTTTTCGGCATAGTACAGGGCGTGGGTTTCCGACCTTTCACCGCTGTCACCGCCGAAGAACTCGGCATCAGCGGAACAGTGGCGAATAAGGGTTCCTATGTGGATATCTATGCCACAGGTGAAGAAGCTTCTCTTGCAGCCTTTGCCGACAGGATAAGACATGATCCGCCCGAACGCGCCATGGTGCTTGAGGTGGAAGTCACCGATATTGAATATACCGAATTTTCGGGCTTTGAGATAATTGAGAGCGAAAAGGAGATGGGAGATATATTCGTTTCCCCCGATATCGCCACCTGCCCGAAATGCCGTGCTGAACTGTTCGATAAAACGGACAGAAGATATCTGCACCCCTTTATAAACTGTACCCAGTGCGGTCCGCGTCTGACTATACTGGAGTCTATGCCCTATGACCGCGAACGCACTACCATGAAAGAACACCCCATGTGTGAAAAGTGTTCTTCAGAGTACCACGCCCCCGCAACACGCCGCTATGACGCACAGCCCGTGTGCTGTAATGAATGCGGACCCGAGGTCTATATAGTCGGCACCGATATAAAGGGCGGTGAAGCTATAACACATCTGCGCCGCGCTATAATGGAAGGTAAGATAGCGGCTGTAAAAGGCATAGGTGGTTTCCACCTTTGCTGTGATGCCCACAACGAGGAAGCCGTATCGCGCCTTCGCGGACTTAAAAAACGTCCCGCAAAGCCCTTTGCAGTCATGATGCGTGATATGGATACTGTGCGCAGACAGTGCCATGTCAGGGACGGTCAGGAAGAATACCTAACAGGCTGGCAGAAGCCCATAATGCTTCTTAAAAAGCGCAGCTGCTGCACTCTCAGCGAGAAGATAGCCCCCGACAATACCACCGTGGGCGTTATGCTTCCCTATGCCCCTGTGCAGATGCTATTATTCGATTATCCCGATGATGTTGATATGACAGACTGCCTTGTAATGACAAGCGGCAACGTCAGCGGCGCACCAATATGCCGCAGTGACGAAGATGCCCTCAAAGAGATAGGCAGCTTCTGTGACCTCATGCTTTCCCACAACAGGAAGATACTACTGCGTGCAGACGACAGCGTGTGCGACTGGCTTTTCGATAAGCCCTATATGATACGGCGCTCCCGCGGTTTCGCGCCCCTGCCCGTCATGCTGAAAAACAAGGCTGACAAACAGGTGCTTGCCGTAGGCGGCGAGCTGAAAAACAGCTTCTGCATAGCAAGAGGCGACCTGCTTTATCCCTCGCCCTACGTGGGAGATATGGCGGATATCCGCACCGTAAAAGCCCTGGAAGAAAGCACCGAGAGAATGTGCGGGCTTCTCGAAACGACCCCCGAGGTCATCGTATGCGATACCCACCCCAAGTACAACACCGTCCGCGTGGCTGAGGATATCGCAGAAAAACGGGGCATACCCCTGATAAAGGTACAGCATCACTACGCCCATATACTTTCCTGCATGGCTGAAAACGGCTTTGACGGAAAGGTGATCGGTGTCAGCTTCGACGGCACAGGCTACGGCGATGACGGCACTATATGGGGCGGCGAATTTCTCCTCTGCGATTACCGCGGCTATAAAAGGGTCGGAAGTATACGTCCATTTATGCAGACAGGCGGCGACCTCTCATCAAAGGAGGGCTGGCGCATAGCCTCGGCACTTATACGCGATGCTTTCGGCGACGGCGGAGAAGTCCTCTGTCAGCGTCTTGGCATATGCGACGGCATGGAGTATAAACTGCAAAAGGCTATGGCTGAAAAGGGTCTCAACTCTGTTAAGTCCACAAGCTGCGGCAGACTTTTCGATGCCGTGTCCGCTATACTCGGTATAAAGAGGACATCCACTTTTGAGGGCGAAGCTTCCGTAGCCCTTATGTGCGAAGCTGAGCGCTGTTTAGCAAAGCGCCCCGAGATATCTGAGAATTACCGTACTCCCGAAAAGCTGATAAAGTATCAGGACGGTTTTGTAACTCTCTGTACAATGGCACTTGCGGCTGATATAGCCGAGCGTAAACTCGCCTGCTGTCAGCCCGATGTGCTTGCCTATACCTTCCATGCGGTGCTTGCTGATATGGTAACAGCCGCCTGCGAAAAGATAAGCGAGGACACAGGCATAAAGACCGTTGCACTCAGCGGCGGAGTTTTCCAGAACCGTCTGCTGACAAAGCTGTGCCACGAAAGGCTTACAGCCAAAGGTTTCACCGTACTTCTGCACAGCCTGATACCGCCCAACGACGGCGGCATAGCTCTGGGACAGGCAGCGTATGGTATATATAATTCATAA
- a CDS encoding HypC/HybG/HupF family hydrogenase formation chaperone: MCVGLSAKVVNVKDGTALIDANGAKREVSADLLEDLEPGDYVMVHAGVAIAKITESDEDEAFDVMEGLL; this comes from the coding sequence ATGTGTGTTGGATTATCTGCAAAAGTAGTAAATGTTAAGGACGGTACAGCCCTTATAGATGCAAACGGCGCAAAGCGCGAGGTCAGCGCCGATCTGCTGGAAGATCTCGAACCAGGTGATTATGTAATGGTGCACGCAGGTGTGGCTATCGCAAAGATCACCGAGAGCGACGAGGACGAAGCATTTGATGTAATGGAGGGTCTGCTGTGA
- the hypD gene encoding hydrogenase formation protein HypD, which produces MNEQAKKARDIIVNYKGRPLRIMEVCGTHTHEIFKLGLRKLLPENVELISGPGCPVCVTPVGFIDEAIWLALEKGCVITTFGDLIRVPGTEMSLAGARAKGAQVRPVYSPLDAVEMARQNPDEQIVFLAVGFETTTPSACLAAETAKKEGLTNFSLLTANKTMPNAYAALEGSADAFLYPGHVNAITGTAICEELKAKGVSGVIAGFTASELLTALAVILKNAEKDEPFFVNCYPRVVKPEGNPPARKLIEKVMEPCDTEWRGLGVIPMSGMKLRDEYADFDARKKYAMPEIKGKPNPACRCGEVLQGKCKPCDCKVFGKVCTPEHPVGACMVSDEGACAAYYQYGGV; this is translated from the coding sequence GTGAACGAACAGGCTAAAAAGGCAAGGGATATAATCGTTAACTATAAGGGAAGACCCCTGCGTATAATGGAGGTCTGCGGCACCCATACCCATGAGATATTCAAACTGGGTCTGCGCAAGCTGCTGCCCGAAAATGTTGAACTCATCTCGGGACCCGGATGTCCCGTATGCGTAACTCCCGTGGGATTTATAGATGAAGCTATATGGCTGGCACTGGAGAAAGGCTGTGTTATAACCACATTCGGTGACCTTATCCGTGTACCGGGTACGGAGATGTCTCTTGCAGGTGCAAGGGCTAAGGGCGCACAGGTACGCCCCGTTTATTCCCCGCTGGATGCAGTTGAAATGGCAAGACAGAACCCCGATGAACAGATAGTTTTCTTAGCTGTCGGCTTTGAGACAACTACCCCCTCTGCCTGTCTTGCGGCTGAAACAGCAAAGAAGGAGGGTCTCACTAACTTCTCTCTGCTGACCGCAAACAAGACCATGCCCAATGCCTATGCGGCACTTGAAGGCAGTGCTGATGCTTTCCTCTATCCGGGTCATGTAAACGCGATAACAGGTACAGCTATATGCGAGGAACTTAAAGCCAAAGGCGTATCGGGTGTTATCGCAGGCTTTACCGCAAGCGAACTTCTCACCGCCCTTGCAGTGATACTGAAGAACGCCGAAAAGGACGAGCCTTTCTTTGTCAACTGCTACCCCCGCGTAGTTAAGCCCGAGGGCAATCCGCCCGCTCGGAAGCTTATTGAAAAGGTAATGGAGCCCTGCGATACCGAATGGCGCGGTCTTGGCGTTATCCCCATGTCGGGCATGAAACTCCGCGATGAGTACGCCGATTTCGATGCAAGAAAGAAGTACGCTATGCCCGAGATAAAGGGCAAGCCCAATCCTGCCTGCCGCTGTGGAGAAGTCCTGCAAGGCAAATGCAAACCCTGTGACTGCAAGGTATTCGGCAAGGTATGTACCCCCGAACACCCCGTAGGTGCCTGCATGGTATCTGATGAGGGTGCCTGTGCGGCTTATTATCAGTACGGCGGAGTATAA
- the hypE gene encoding hydrogenase expression/formation protein HypE — MSEKTVTLAHGAGGKQTSELIDRVFKAHFSNPQFTADDAAVLNIGDGRLAMSTDGFIVSPFEFNGGNIGKLSICGTVNDLSCMGAKPLYLTCAFVIEEGFPLDKLEEIAASMEKTAAEAGVKIVAGDTKVAGKGQVDKIFITTTGIGRIMDNADTSGTYAKPGDAVIVTGDVGRHGCTILLARDEYGIDANVDSDCAPLWGTVESLYTVTNDIHTIRDATRGGVGTVLYEIAEQSNVGVRLNAEDIPVDPAVKGVCGMLGLEPLYLACEGRLVIIAPKDKAPALVEKLREGKYSKNAAIIGEITAENAGRVVMETEIGAQTMLPQPGGELLPRIC, encoded by the coding sequence ATGTCAGAAAAAACAGTTACCCTCGCCCACGGTGCGGGCGGAAAGCAGACCTCGGAACTTATCGACAGAGTTTTCAAGGCACATTTCTCAAATCCTCAGTTCACAGCAGATGATGCCGCTGTGCTGAATATCGGCGACGGCAGACTTGCCATGTCCACCGACGGCTTCATCGTTTCCCCTTTTGAATTCAACGGCGGAAACATCGGCAAACTTTCCATCTGCGGAACAGTCAACGACCTTTCCTGCATGGGTGCGAAGCCTCTGTACCTCACCTGTGCTTTCGTCATCGAAGAGGGATTCCCACTTGACAAGCTTGAAGAGATTGCCGCTTCTATGGAAAAGACCGCGGCTGAGGCTGGTGTCAAGATAGTCGCAGGCGATACCAAGGTAGCAGGCAAGGGTCAGGTGGATAAGATATTCATCACCACCACAGGCATAGGCAGGATAATGGATAACGCCGATACCTCGGGCACATACGCTAAGCCCGGCGATGCTGTCATAGTTACGGGCGATGTGGGCAGACACGGCTGTACCATACTTCTCGCCCGCGATGAATACGGCATAGATGCCAATGTTGACAGCGACTGCGCACCTCTCTGGGGCACAGTTGAAAGCCTGTATACCGTCACCAATGATATCCACACTATCCGTGACGCTACCCGCGGCGGCGTTGGTACAGTCCTCTATGAGATAGCCGAGCAGAGCAATGTAGGTGTTCGCCTGAACGCAGAAGATATCCCCGTTGACCCAGCTGTCAAGGGCGTTTGTGGTATGCTGGGTCTTGAACCCCTCTACCTCGCCTGTGAGGGCAGACTTGTAATAATCGCTCCCAAGGACAAAGCACCTGCACTTGTTGAAAAGCTCCGCGAGGGCAAGTATTCAAAGAATGCCGCTATCATCGGTGAGATAACCGCCGAAAACGCAGGCAGAGTAGTCATGGAGACCGAGATAGGCGCCCAGACCATGCTCCCTCAGCCCGGCGGCGAACTTCTGCCGCGCATATGCTGA
- the dut gene encoding dUTP diphosphatase, whose amino-acid sequence MRLLFKKLRENAVIPKYQTEYSAGLDLCACVDGEISIPAGETVKVPTGLAAELEGEKNAVLLIYARSSLATKLGLAPANCVGVVDWDYRGELIVALHNASADDRVIQNGDRIAQLVVTPIYRPEVCESDELSDTARGAGGFGSTGKR is encoded by the coding sequence ATGAGATTATTGTTCAAGAAACTGCGTGAGAACGCAGTCATACCGAAATATCAGACAGAATACAGCGCAGGGCTCGATCTTTGCGCCTGCGTTGATGGCGAGATAAGTATACCCGCAGGAGAAACTGTGAAAGTTCCAACAGGGCTGGCGGCGGAACTTGAAGGCGAAAAGAATGCTGTACTGCTGATATATGCGAGAAGTTCTCTGGCGACAAAGCTTGGTCTTGCCCCTGCAAACTGCGTGGGCGTAGTTGACTGGGATTACCGCGGTGAACTGATAGTCGCACTGCACAATGCATCAGCCGATGACAGGGTGATACAGAACGGCGACAGGATAGCACAGCTGGTAGTAACGCCTATATATCGTCCCGAGGTATGCGAAAGCGATGAACTTTCCGACACTGCAAGAGGTGCGGGAGGATTCGGCTCAACCGGAAAAAGATGA